One Littorina saxatilis isolate snail1 linkage group LG10, US_GU_Lsax_2.0, whole genome shotgun sequence DNA window includes the following coding sequences:
- the LOC138978802 gene encoding DNA fragmentation factor subunit beta-like, with product MLNRFMSLFSSGMRAYKVQNCSREKRVGLTAKSLQDLVTKGRDKLHIPEDEEVTVVIEDDGTVVDSESFFKKLPSQTVFIFLIEGEIWKGAGDLIFEALNNLHGTARRSELADQIRDLMVDENAPEKISVMSQYLDMLEMDIESEERYENEDWFDGLSKKYKTKSEVMRNSAQQRIRSYYVTAKEQIQKEADPATKSLLLDLLEEIHTALKSNDFHGSYFDRNAAAKQRLCDKKGWFKCEGPFDRDTCDKLHTINPYASRGYRQLFGLWNLDHVIEKSREVIPTLLEAARKKPKYANMNWKEAYRLLFTRENLKLVQIGCHKKASRTDKRCDVADFLLK from the exons ATGTTGAATAGATTTATGTCACTATTTAGCAGCGGCATGAGGGCATACAAGGTACAGAACTGCTCGAGAGAGAAGCGAGTCGGGTTGACGGCGAAATCTCTGCAAGATCTTGTCACAAAAGGTCGTGATAAGTTACAT ATCCCTGAAGACGAAGAGGTGACAGTGGTGATCGAAGATGATGGAACAGTTGTCGACTCAGAGTCTTTCTTCAAGAAACTGCCCTCTCAGACCGTCTTTATCTTCCTGATAGAGGGAGAAATATGGAAGGGGG CTGGAGACCTGATCTTCGAAGCGTTGAACAATCTGCACGGCACAGCGCGGCGCTCAGAACTGGCGGATCAGATCCGAGACCTGATGGTGGATGAAAATGCACCGGAGAAAATCAGCGTCATGTCGCAGTACCTGGACATGCTGGAGATGGACATCGAGTCCGAGGAACGCTATGAGAATGAAGACTGGTTTGACG GGCTGAGCAAGAAGTACAAGACAAAGAGTGAAGTGATGAGGAATTCAGCCCAGCAAAGAATCCGCAGCTACTATGTCACC GCCAAGGAGCAAATACAAAAAGAAGCGGATCCAGCCACAAAATCCCTACTACTGGATCTGCTGGAAGAGATCCACACCGCTCTCAAGTCCAACGACTTCCATGGCAGCTACTTTGACCGGAACGCTGCGGCTAAGCAGCGGCTTTGTGACAAGAAGGGATGGTTCAAGTGCGAGGGTCCCTTCGACCGCGACACATGCGACAAACTTCACACCATCAACCCATATGCTTCTCGCGGATACCGGCAGTTGTTTGGGCTGTGGAATCTTGATCATGT AATTGAAAAatcaagggaagtaatcccAACCCTGCTGGAAGCTGCCCGCAAGAAGCCCAAATACGCCAACATGAACTGGAAAGAGGCATACCGACTCCTCTTCACTCGGGAAAACCTGAAGCTGGTACAAATAGGTTGCCACAAGAAAGCTTCACGCACCGACAAGAGGTGTGACGTGGCAGACTTCTTGCTGAAATGA